In Papaver somniferum cultivar HN1 unplaced genomic scaffold, ASM357369v1 unplaced-scaffold_117, whole genome shotgun sequence, the DNA window CAATAGATCATTCTCGTGGACTGTGGTTGAGTACGCTTGTTCTGATTGCAACATGCCTGCTATGACAAAGGTCAGTATACTAATTTGACGCACTGGGTTCTTCTGTGAATTTCTTAGCTCTTTATTTATTCTTAAATCTTAATTTGAAACAGAGTTTTGAGCACCACAATTTTGGGCACATATTTGACAAGCTTACCGAAGAAATTGGAAGTCCAGTCGAATTTGAACTGCCAGACTGGGCAAAGGATCAGAATCCTAATACCTACACCTTCATAAGACGCAGTATCCATATAGTAGTTGAATAAATTAATATGCTCTGAATGAACTTCTTGGTGGAAATTATTTTGTGAAGGACAAAGACAATATCAGTATTAAGAGATCAAACTACATATGCTAATCTATACGTCTTTTTGCTTGTTTTATTTGGTTAAGAAAAGGTCTTTTTTATCTTCCTTTTCACGGGTTTTACCTTTTCTTCAAATAGCATACTGTATTTTGTGCTGGGATTAGCAGATAGTAGTGATGTCTTTCTATCTTTTGAAATTTGTTGATCTTCACCAACTAAAGATGTATATCTTAGTAAAAAGATGAAAGGGCGTATTGAAGATGATGGGATATTTTGTTCCTGCAAAGCTTCAAGTCAATCTACTGTGTGTGGCAGAGATTGCCAATGCGGGTAAGAATTATCTAGATCTCAAGTACTCCATTTATCTTCATGAAAGTTTTGAGTTAAATGTACTTTTCCTATGTAGGATGTTATTGTCTACTTGTTCGTCAAATTGTGACTGTGGTGATTCTTGTCTCAATAAACCATTTCATCTACGGCCTGTTAAAAAGATGAAATTAGTGAAGGTATGCCATCTTACAATTTTTTCAACCTTGTTCGTTTACCCGAAGACTTTGACAAACTAATTAATTACACAATCACGGGTATTTTGAGTTTCATGTAGTGCATATGAGTTTTGTTTAGGTGATGTAATGGTATTCTTTTTATAGACAGAGAAGTGTGGATCAGGATTAGTGGCGGAAGAAGATATTAAGCGAAAAGAATTTGTAATAGAATATGTCGGAGAAGGTAACTTTTATAAATGCTTTACAATTCATTATTGTTTTCAAATATACTTCAATTTacacatttttttgttttttgaactcAACTCAGTTATTGATGATAAAACATGTGAGGAAAGACTTTGGAAAATGAAGCACAGTGGAGAAACCAACTTCTACTTATGTGAGATTAATCGAGATATGGTGATTGACGCCACATACAAGGGAAACAAATCAAGATTTATAAATCATAGTTGCCGGCCTAATACTGAGATGCAAAAATGGTTCATTACTTTTCCTTACTCTGCCTGCCATTTGAGGTTTTATACTCTCGTATGACAGAACACTTATTTCCATTTCTCTTTTCAGGAGAGATAGTGGCGAAACTAGAATTGGCATTTTTGCAAAGCGTGACATTAAAAAGGGCGAACATCTAACCTATGACTATCAGTATGTCAATTTACATTGAACTTTTTCTTCGAATGTTTTATGTTGCAGATGTCTATCTGTTATTGCTAGGGATGGTAAAAAATCATTCATGAGATAGTTCCCGTTAGAGCTTCTGAATATTTAATTTCTTAGATGATAAAGTCTAATATATCCAGCAGGTTTGTTCAATTTGGTGCAGATCAGGATTGTCATTGTGGTGCTTCAGACTGCAGGCAAAAACTAGGGGCAAAACCTATGAAGCTGAATGGCAAGCTGGAGGGAGCTTTTCGTTATAAGGCAAGACATGCATCTCTAATTGTATTGGCTAACTTTGTTTGTCTTTGGTGGAGCATGACTGCATGAGAACCTCTGTCTATAT includes these proteins:
- the LOC113329969 gene encoding histone-lysine N-methyltransferase ASHH3-like, whose protein sequence is MPAMTKSFEHHNFGHIFDKLTEEIGSPVEFELPDWAKDQNPNTYTFIRRNVYLSKKMKGRIEDDGIFCSCKASSQSTVCGRDCQCGMLLSTCSSNCDCGDSCLNKPFHLRPVKKMKLVKTEKCGSGLVAEEDIKRKEFVIEYVGEVIDDKTCEERLWKMKHSGETNFYLCEINRDMVIDATYKGNKSRFINHSCRPNTEMQKWRDSGETRIGIFAKRDIKKGEHLTYDYQFVQFGADQDCHCGASDCRQKLGAKPMKLNGKLEGAFRYKGYTNGDLHIGSSQSNGEIFCHNCIGEIIRVFRADRERQPVSTFGIIKRFDNNSRKHTIMFEDGDLKMLDLSKVEWEFVL